A window from Chlamydia gallinacea 08-1274/3 encodes these proteins:
- a CDS encoding MarC family protein, which translates to MNHIFFLFSQASVLVLAADTLTNVLALNVVLSQFSRKKRFVLLLRESVFALISMFALYGAALGVLYVLNSPFCAIQTVGGAVVMLSGMRAVLNLSKENHWEKLLTYPSLPFIAPVALPLIIGPSWLAAFCILVGKQYHFSQICSILVLSWFLISLATILVQVGITGGQEKKKKTKVLLAVQTILGLFVTIIGAQLLISGLQQAFL; encoded by the coding sequence ATGAATCACATTTTTTTCTTATTCTCTCAGGCAAGCGTATTAGTATTAGCTGCCGATACATTAACTAACGTCTTGGCACTTAATGTTGTTCTTTCTCAATTTTCTAGAAAAAAACGCTTTGTGCTGTTACTACGAGAGAGCGTTTTCGCTCTTATTAGCATGTTCGCTCTTTATGGAGCTGCTCTAGGCGTCCTCTATGTACTTAATTCTCCTTTTTGTGCCATACAAACAGTAGGCGGTGCCGTAGTCATGTTATCAGGAATGCGCGCAGTATTAAATTTAAGTAAAGAAAATCATTGGGAAAAACTACTTACATATCCCTCATTACCTTTCATCGCCCCAGTTGCTCTTCCTTTAATCATCGGACCTTCGTGGTTAGCTGCTTTCTGTATCTTAGTAGGGAAACAGTATCATTTTTCCCAGATTTGTAGTATTCTCGTGCTTTCTTGGTTTCTTATTTCTCTAGCAACTATTCTAGTGCAGGTAGGTATCACAGGAGGACAGGAAAAAAAGAAAAAGACTAAGGTTTTGTTAGCAGTACAAACTATTTTAGGTCTTTTCGTAACAATCATAGGAGCTCAACTGCTAATTTCTGGTTTACAACAAGCTTTTTTATAA
- a CDS encoding MarC family protein, with translation MLTLLNLSLLFYVLFDSPGSIPVFVSLLKNYSVKKQQRIILRECVFALVTLLLFITFGRKIFHFFNISLYAFQFIGGVLLFSVSLKMMLAPPISSDHSISEIEDCSEPIFFPLAFPIITGPAVITALLGYMEEQLFPKEIILGAMIIAWVLSVLTLLSSSFFNRILGSAGLVALERLFSITLLLMSVNLILKGLSVAFNIGFYIK, from the coding sequence ATGCTCACTCTACTCAATCTTAGTTTATTATTTTATGTACTTTTTGATTCTCCAGGATCCATTCCTGTTTTCGTATCTCTATTGAAAAATTATTCAGTAAAAAAACAACAGCGGATTATTCTCAGAGAATGTGTTTTTGCGCTGGTTACCTTACTACTATTTATTACTTTCGGAAGAAAAATCTTTCATTTTTTTAATATCTCTTTGTATGCATTTCAATTTATAGGTGGCGTTCTTCTATTTTCTGTGTCACTAAAAATGATGCTTGCTCCACCTATTTCCTCTGATCACTCTATTTCTGAAATTGAAGATTGTTCTGAGCCTATTTTCTTTCCTTTAGCTTTTCCTATTATTACGGGTCCGGCTGTAATTACGGCATTGTTGGGTTATATGGAAGAGCAGCTATTTCCCAAAGAAATTATTCTCGGCGCTATGATTATTGCCTGGGTATTGTCCGTACTTACATTACTTAGTTCGAGCTTTTTCAACCGTATTTTAGGTAGTGCTGGACTTGTCGCTTTAGAACGACTATTTAGTATCACTTTATTATTAATGTCCGTAAACCTTATCCTTAAAGGCCTGTCCGTAGCATTTAACATCGGGTTTTACATTAAATAG
- a CDS encoding methionyl aminopeptidase, whose product MKRNDPCWCGSQYKWKHCHYPQRSSQASWIQQKNYYASQYNIILKTPEQIDKIRTACQVTAQILYELCQSAKEGVTTEELDQLSRKLHKEYQAIPAPLNYGSPPFTKTICTSLNEVICHGIPNDIPLKNGDIMNIDVSCIVDGYYGDCSKMVMIGEVSEVKRRVCQASLECLDAAIAILKPNLPLYKIGEVIEDCADRYGFSVVDQFVGHGIGIEFHENPHVPHYRNRCNIPLVPGMIFTIEPMINVGKKEGVIDPKNHWEARTCDNKPSAQWEHTVLITETGYEILTLLEK is encoded by the coding sequence ATGAAAAGAAACGATCCCTGTTGGTGCGGGAGTCAATATAAATGGAAACATTGCCACTATCCCCAACGATCTTCCCAAGCATCCTGGATACAACAAAAAAACTATTATGCTTCGCAATACAACATTATTTTAAAAACTCCAGAACAAATAGATAAAATTCGCACTGCTTGCCAAGTAACAGCACAAATTCTATATGAACTCTGCCAATCAGCTAAAGAGGGTGTAACAACAGAAGAATTGGATCAATTGTCACGCAAACTACATAAAGAATATCAGGCAATTCCTGCCCCTTTAAATTACGGCTCTCCCCCATTTACAAAAACGATTTGTACTTCTCTAAACGAAGTAATTTGTCATGGCATCCCTAATGATATTCCCTTAAAAAATGGGGATATCATGAATATAGATGTCTCCTGTATTGTTGACGGCTACTATGGAGACTGTAGCAAAATGGTCATGATCGGAGAGGTTTCTGAAGTTAAACGCCGTGTATGCCAAGCTTCTTTAGAATGTTTAGATGCAGCTATCGCTATTTTAAAGCCCAATCTCCCCCTATATAAAATCGGTGAAGTTATTGAAGATTGCGCTGATCGTTATGGATTCTCAGTAGTGGATCAATTCGTTGGCCACGGCATAGGTATCGAATTTCATGAAAATCCTCACGTTCCTCATTATAGAAATCGTTGCAACATTCCCCTGGTTCCAGGAATGATTTTCACTATAGAACCTATGATCAATGTTGGGAAGAAAGAAGGAGTCATTGACCCAAAAAATCATTGGGAAGCAAGAACTTGTGACAACAAGCCCAGTGCTCAGTGGGAGCATACTGTTTTAATTACCGAGACAGGGTATGAGATACTAACTCTTCTAGAGAAGTAA
- a CDS encoding DUF720 domain-containing protein: MTVQATNTIPATTISQSNLPPLAPLNTPPIGALLFSIYELLLQAIEIRQQTVLTQSQQLNDNTNIQQQLNQETNQIKFAVVNAGAEEDEITRVQNQNQNYSAQRSNIQDELVTARQNGQIILSHASTNINIMQQLASQDSSFLKTTNAIGSTVNQMNKPLS; encoded by the coding sequence ATGACAGTACAAGCCACAAATACAATTCCTGCTACAACAATATCCCAATCTAACCTTCCACCTTTAGCCCCATTGAATACCCCTCCTATCGGAGCTCTGCTTTTTAGCATTTATGAGCTTCTTTTACAAGCAATTGAAATTCGCCAACAAACAGTTCTGACCCAATCACAACAATTAAATGATAATACTAATATCCAACAACAATTAAACCAAGAAACTAATCAAATTAAATTTGCAGTAGTAAACGCAGGAGCAGAAGAAGACGAAATTACCCGTGTACAAAACCAAAACCAAAACTACTCCGCACAACGATCCAACATTCAAGATGAATTAGTAACCGCAAGACAAAATGGACAAATTATCCTCTCACATGCATCTACTAACATCAATATTATGCAACAATTAGCTTCTCAAGATTCTTCGTTCCTAAAAACAACAAATGCCATTGGCAGCACAGTTAACCAGATGAATAAACCTCTTTCATAA
- a CDS encoding DUF720 domain-containing protein: MWLRSTELHNLPKAAINVPGSGVIGGANTATADEIIEKFSKDSNPLIVTVYYVYQSVLIAQDNLAIIAKELQANASAQTFLNNQEALYQYTTIPKNKLNDNSSAFLQDVQSINQAVGASRQALQNQISGLSNASQVISSNLNTNNNIIQQSLQVGQALIQTFSQIVSLIANI, encoded by the coding sequence ATGTGGCTCCGCTCAACAGAACTACACAACCTTCCTAAAGCAGCTATCAATGTTCCTGGTTCAGGAGTTATAGGAGGAGCGAATACAGCGACTGCTGATGAAATCATCGAAAAATTCTCTAAAGACTCTAACCCCCTGATTGTCACTGTATACTATGTATACCAATCTGTACTAATAGCCCAAGATAACCTCGCGATCATTGCTAAAGAACTCCAGGCCAATGCTTCAGCTCAAACATTTTTAAATAACCAAGAAGCATTATACCAATATACCACGATCCCTAAAAATAAACTCAATGATAACTCGTCTGCTTTCTTACAGGACGTACAATCTATAAACCAAGCTGTGGGAGCATCTAGGCAAGCATTACAAAATCAAATCTCCGGATTGTCCAATGCATCTCAAGTTATTTCTAGTAACCTAAACACAAACAACAACATTATCCAACAATCCTTACAAGTGGGTCAGGCATTAATCCAAACCTTCTCCCAAATCGTAAGTCTCATTGCAAATATTTAA
- a CDS encoding CT847 family type III secretion system effector, whose translation MSIYLPMDNKVETVIPASTKVVSDEIQINKQSAIYFCISVMLQLSTSTTEFSKAIMTVLQDNTLTQQKKTKELINLPLLKVPDLQQADNFNPDKPEYKNQTEIQSYQTSNQQISANRQLIQQELSTAQQRAQANQKSVNATSTTSMKLLQATSAILSALVEYTIKANLTTSPSE comes from the coding sequence ATGAGTATCTACCTACCTATGGATAACAAAGTCGAAACTGTCATTCCTGCATCTACTAAAGTTGTCTCCGATGAGATTCAAATCAATAAACAGTCAGCCATTTATTTCTGTATCTCTGTCATGCTACAGTTATCCACATCAACGACAGAATTTTCCAAAGCCATTATGACCGTATTGCAAGACAACACATTAACTCAACAAAAGAAAACTAAAGAGCTAATCAATCTTCCCCTATTAAAAGTTCCTGATTTACAACAAGCCGACAACTTCAACCCCGATAAACCCGAATATAAAAACCAAACAGAAATTCAATCCTACCAAACCTCTAACCAACAAATTTCTGCAAACCGCCAACTAATTCAACAAGAACTTTCTACTGCTCAGCAGAGAGCACAAGCAAATCAAAAATCAGTAAACGCTACTTCCACAACATCTATGAAATTACTACAAGCAACCTCGGCCATTCTAAGCGCATTAGTAGAATATACTATTAAAGCAAACCTAACGACATCTCCATCTGAATAG
- the tadA gene encoding tRNA adenosine(34) deaminase TadA — protein sequence MDIEKDIYFMNQALKEARKAYDQDEVPVGCVIVQGNTIIARGHNAVERLQDPTAHAEILCIGAAAQYQNNWRLLDTVLYCTLEPCVMCAGAIQLARISRVVWGAPDIRLGAGGSWINVFNEQHPFHKVTYHSGICCEESERLMKQFFKNKRDMKNEEKNL from the coding sequence ATGGATATAGAAAAAGACATATATTTTATGAATCAAGCTCTGAAAGAGGCTAGAAAGGCATATGATCAGGACGAGGTTCCTGTGGGATGTGTGATTGTTCAGGGAAATACGATCATTGCTCGAGGACATAATGCTGTCGAAAGGCTTCAAGATCCGACAGCTCATGCAGAAATTTTATGTATAGGTGCTGCAGCACAATATCAGAATAATTGGCGATTATTAGATACTGTGCTTTATTGTACTCTAGAACCTTGTGTCATGTGTGCTGGAGCTATTCAGCTAGCAAGAATTTCTAGGGTTGTTTGGGGAGCGCCCGATATACGTTTGGGAGCGGGGGGAAGTTGGATAAATGTTTTTAATGAGCAGCATCCATTTCATAAAGTGACTTATCATTCTGGAATTTGTTGTGAAGAATCAGAACGACTAATGAAACAATTTTTCAAAAATAAGCGTGATATGAAAAATGAAGAAAAAAATCTTTGA
- the rpsO gene encoding 30S ribosomal protein S15 → MSLDKGIKEEITKKFQLHEKDTGSADVQIAILTEHIAELKEHLKRSPKDQNSRLALLKLVGQRRKLLEYLNSTDTERYKNLITRLNLRK, encoded by the coding sequence ATGTCTTTGGATAAGGGAATTAAAGAAGAAATTACAAAAAAGTTTCAACTGCACGAAAAAGATACTGGTTCAGCGGATGTGCAAATTGCTATATTAACTGAACACATTGCAGAACTCAAAGAGCATTTAAAGAGATCTCCTAAAGACCAAAATTCTCGATTGGCGTTGCTCAAATTGGTAGGGCAAAGGAGAAAGCTTTTGGAATACCTAAACTCTACGGATACGGAAAGATATAAAAATTTAATTACTAGATTGAATTTAAGAAAGTAG
- the pnp gene encoding polyribonucleotide nucleotidyltransferase has protein sequence MAFETISIPLEEGKTLVFETGKIARQANGAVLVHMQETWVFSSVCAAPLEEAVDFLPFRVDYQERFSAVGKTLGGFIKREGRPTEKEILISRLIDRSMRPSLPNRLMQDIQILSYVWSYDGVNSPDPLAICGVSAALAISNIPQTNIVAGVRVGRVDNTWIVNPTKAEMDVSTIDLVLSGTENAILMIEGHCDFLTEDEVLAAIEYGHKHIITICRALQQWQTQVGKEKNTQYILPLPEEVQSSVHDLLSEEQLVKLLTIKEKKAFEAASQELETSLIEKLQKEDAIYTPFNIKSAYKQAKSNYIRSRIFKQGIRADGRTLKEIRPITIETAFLPRTHGSCLFTRGETQTVAVCTLGNEAMAQRYEDLNGEGQSKFYLQYFFPPFSVGEVGRIGSPGRREIGHGKLAEKALSHALPDSMKFPYTIRIESNITESNGSSSMASVCGGCLALMDAGVPIKTPIAGIAMGLILDQDRAVILSDISGLEDHLGDMDFKVAGNSTGITAFQMDIKVEGITFAILASALAQAKEGRQHILDIMKQALAAPKTDLSQYAPRIETMQIKLNKIATVIGPGGKQIRQIIDETGVQIDINDAGVVSISASSLEAIEKAKSIIEGLVGEVEIGKIYEGRVTSVVPFGAFVEILPGKEGLCHISEFSKQRVENISDFVKQGDTLTVKLLSINDKGQYKLSHKATLCD, from the coding sequence ATGGCATTTGAAACGATTTCTATTCCTCTTGAGGAGGGTAAAACATTAGTATTTGAAACAGGGAAAATCGCTCGCCAGGCTAATGGCGCCGTTCTTGTTCATATGCAAGAAACTTGGGTTTTTTCTTCTGTCTGTGCAGCCCCTTTAGAAGAAGCCGTTGACTTTTTGCCTTTTCGTGTAGACTACCAAGAACGTTTTTCAGCTGTAGGAAAAACTCTTGGAGGTTTTATTAAGCGCGAAGGCAGACCGACAGAAAAAGAAATTTTAATTTCTCGGCTTATAGACCGCTCTATGCGTCCTTCTCTTCCCAATAGGCTAATGCAGGATATACAAATTTTATCCTATGTATGGTCTTATGATGGTGTCAACTCTCCAGATCCTCTGGCCATTTGTGGCGTTTCCGCAGCCCTAGCTATTTCCAATATTCCTCAAACTAACATTGTGGCCGGTGTTCGTGTTGGTCGTGTAGATAATACTTGGATTGTTAACCCTACAAAAGCAGAAATGGATGTCTCTACCATTGACCTTGTGTTGTCTGGAACGGAGAACGCAATCTTAATGATTGAGGGACATTGTGATTTCCTTACGGAAGATGAAGTTCTTGCAGCTATAGAATATGGCCATAAGCACATTATAACTATTTGCCGTGCACTACAACAATGGCAAACGCAAGTAGGGAAAGAAAAAAATACTCAATATATTCTCCCCTTACCAGAAGAAGTACAGTCTTCTGTGCATGATCTCTTATCAGAAGAGCAGCTAGTCAAGCTCTTAACAATAAAAGAAAAAAAAGCATTTGAGGCAGCCTCCCAAGAGCTAGAGACATCACTTATAGAAAAACTTCAAAAAGAAGATGCTATCTATACGCCTTTTAACATTAAATCAGCTTATAAACAGGCAAAGTCCAATTACATACGCTCGAGAATCTTTAAACAAGGAATCCGTGCTGATGGGCGCACTCTAAAGGAAATTCGTCCTATCACTATTGAAACAGCCTTCCTTCCTAGAACACACGGGAGCTGTTTATTTACTCGAGGTGAGACGCAAACTGTCGCTGTATGTACTTTAGGTAATGAAGCGATGGCTCAGCGTTATGAAGATTTAAATGGTGAAGGACAGTCTAAATTTTATTTACAGTATTTCTTCCCCCCTTTTTCTGTGGGAGAAGTGGGAAGAATCGGTTCTCCAGGACGAAGAGAAATTGGCCACGGTAAATTAGCTGAGAAAGCTTTAAGTCACGCTCTTCCTGATTCTATGAAATTCCCTTATACAATCCGTATAGAATCAAATATTACAGAATCTAATGGCTCCTCTTCTATGGCTTCCGTATGTGGTGGATGTCTAGCTTTAATGGATGCTGGAGTTCCTATTAAAACTCCCATAGCTGGTATTGCTATGGGTCTTATTTTGGATCAAGATCGTGCTGTCATCCTCTCCGATATCTCAGGATTAGAAGACCACCTCGGAGATATGGACTTTAAGGTAGCGGGTAACTCTACAGGAATTACTGCATTTCAGATGGATATTAAAGTAGAGGGAATAACCTTTGCTATTTTGGCATCTGCTTTAGCTCAAGCGAAAGAAGGCCGTCAACATATCTTAGATATTATGAAACAAGCTCTAGCGGCCCCTAAAACAGACTTATCTCAGTACGCTCCCCGTATTGAAACCATGCAGATTAAACTCAATAAAATCGCGACTGTTATTGGACCTGGAGGAAAACAAATCCGCCAAATTATTGATGAAACAGGAGTACAAATTGATATCAATGATGCAGGAGTTGTAAGTATTTCAGCCTCTTCACTAGAAGCTATAGAGAAAGCAAAGTCTATTATTGAAGGTTTAGTCGGCGAAGTAGAAATAGGGAAAATCTATGAAGGTCGTGTAACTTCTGTCGTGCCTTTTGGGGCTTTTGTCGAAATCTTACCCGGAAAAGAAGGGTTATGTCATATTTCTGAGTTTTCTAAACAACGCGTGGAAAACATTAGCGATTTCGTAAAACAAGGTGATACGTTAACTGTAAAGCTTTTAAGTATTAATGACAAAGGTCAATATAAACTTAGTCATAAAGCAACTCTCTGCGACTAG
- the ftsH gene encoding ATP-dependent zinc metalloprotease FtsH codes for MSKDKKMKPESKKNFPTVFFFLLFGVIFGVVAIQNFLVAKKARVNFSHQLEHLVNLKLIYPEDSRKVALNDNLVSFSGRFYESAPAESQVRYHYLELINQRHQLNFDLHETNKNLAHLAKEVENSINWFSAISGSPIPETGYLISPSVEWGEFSLPAFIVHGESNGQIINLRALEKRFSTLPSSHYDSLRTFGSDLYELIGKYLSPALGIGSDALKRELKDLYQQVESSLTQAMDTEQLRTLYQKVLGSLLRVSSSLSLPESGNQFEQLRSVRLYREERSKYEKLIEDSHINQAQLDKIRGELNQVIWYFNNQELSSRALEKQDPDVFAHWYAGAKQEWEGFTHNRSLTFKAPDQPRNLVLEKTFKSEEPSPHYIGYVFTFLPIVLVLAFVYFVFSRQVRGMNGSAMSFGKSPARLLMKGQNKVTFADVAGIEEAKEELIEIVDFLKNPAKFTSLGGRIPKGVLLIGPPGTGKTLIAKAVSGEADRPFFSIAGSDFVEMFVGVGASRIRDMFDQAKRNAPCIIFIDEIDAVGRHRGAGIGGGHDEREQTLNQLLVEMDGFGTNEGVILMAATNRPDVLDKALLRPGRFDRRVVMNLPDIKGRFEILSVHAKRIKLDPTVDLMAVARSTPGASGADLENLLNEAALLAARKDRTAVTAVDVAEARDKVLYGKERRSLEMDAEERRTTAYHESGHAVVGLCVQYSDPVDKVTIIPRGLSLGATHFLPEKNKLSYWKKELFDQLAVLMGGRAAEEIFLGDVSSGAQQDIAQATKLVRSMICEWGMSDQLGTVAYDERSDMSTGYGTYHEKNYSEETAKSIDGELRSLLDAAYQRALTLIKEHRDEVELMTQMLIEFETLDAKDVKEIMDHTWDPEKKRARLKEEGMMFKKTSDDLPPPPPQEDIVDSTLKLNNHPTS; via the coding sequence ATGTCTAAAGATAAAAAAATGAAGCCCGAATCGAAGAAAAATTTTCCTACGGTCTTTTTTTTCCTTTTATTTGGTGTGATTTTTGGTGTTGTTGCTATTCAAAATTTCTTGGTTGCCAAGAAGGCTCGGGTGAATTTTAGCCATCAGTTAGAGCATTTAGTTAACTTGAAGTTAATTTACCCTGAAGATAGTCGTAAAGTTGCTTTAAATGATAATTTAGTTTCATTTAGCGGACGTTTTTATGAATCTGCACCAGCTGAAAGTCAGGTCCGCTATCACTATCTAGAGCTGATCAATCAAAGGCATCAACTCAACTTTGATCTTCATGAGACAAATAAAAATTTAGCACATCTTGCGAAGGAAGTCGAAAATTCTATTAATTGGTTTTCCGCTATTTCAGGATCACCAATTCCTGAAACAGGATATTTAATTTCTCCTAGCGTAGAGTGGGGGGAATTTTCCTTGCCAGCTTTTATAGTCCACGGAGAAAGTAATGGACAAATTATCAATTTACGCGCTTTAGAAAAACGTTTCTCTACTCTACCTTCATCTCATTATGACAGTTTACGTACTTTTGGTTCAGATTTATATGAGCTTATAGGAAAATATTTATCTCCCGCATTAGGGATTGGTTCCGATGCCTTAAAGCGTGAGTTAAAGGATTTATATCAGCAAGTTGAGTCTTCTTTGACTCAGGCCATGGATACTGAGCAGTTGCGTACATTGTACCAGAAAGTGTTAGGTTCTTTACTTAGGGTTTCTTCTTCTTTGTCTTTGCCAGAAAGTGGGAATCAGTTTGAGCAATTACGTTCGGTCCGCTTGTATCGTGAAGAACGTAGTAAATATGAGAAGCTTATAGAAGATAGCCATATTAATCAGGCGCAGCTAGATAAGATTCGTGGAGAATTGAACCAAGTTATTTGGTACTTTAATAATCAGGAGTTATCTTCTAGAGCCTTGGAGAAGCAAGATCCTGATGTATTTGCTCATTGGTATGCAGGAGCTAAGCAAGAATGGGAAGGGTTTACTCATAATCGTTCCTTAACATTTAAGGCTCCTGATCAACCTAGAAACTTAGTACTAGAAAAGACCTTTAAGAGTGAAGAGCCTTCTCCTCATTATATAGGATATGTATTTACATTCTTGCCCATTGTTCTTGTTCTTGCTTTTGTTTATTTTGTTTTTTCCCGCCAAGTACGGGGTATGAATGGTTCCGCAATGTCATTTGGAAAGTCTCCGGCACGTTTGTTGATGAAGGGACAAAATAAAGTAACTTTTGCTGATGTTGCTGGTATTGAAGAAGCAAAAGAAGAGTTAATAGAAATTGTTGATTTTCTTAAGAATCCAGCGAAGTTCACAAGTTTAGGAGGAAGAATTCCTAAAGGCGTGTTATTAATAGGTCCTCCTGGGACTGGGAAAACTTTGATTGCCAAGGCAGTTTCTGGAGAAGCTGACCGACCCTTTTTCTCTATAGCGGGTTCTGATTTTGTAGAGATGTTTGTGGGGGTAGGAGCTAGTCGTATTCGCGATATGTTTGATCAAGCTAAGAGAAATGCTCCTTGTATCATATTTATTGATGAAATAGATGCTGTAGGACGGCATCGCGGGGCAGGTATTGGTGGTGGACATGATGAACGTGAGCAAACTTTAAACCAATTACTTGTTGAAATGGATGGTTTTGGAACGAATGAGGGAGTAATTCTCATGGCAGCGACTAACCGTCCTGATGTATTGGATAAGGCATTGTTACGTCCTGGGCGTTTTGATCGTCGTGTGGTTATGAATCTCCCAGACATTAAGGGAAGATTTGAAATTTTATCTGTTCATGCGAAAAGAATTAAACTTGATCCCACAGTAGATCTTATGGCAGTAGCGCGTAGTACTCCAGGGGCTTCGGGTGCAGATTTAGAGAATTTGTTAAATGAAGCAGCTCTTCTTGCTGCGCGTAAAGATCGTACCGCAGTAACTGCTGTAGATGTTGCTGAAGCTCGTGATAAAGTTCTCTACGGTAAGGAGCGCCGTAGTTTAGAGATGGATGCTGAAGAGAGACGAACAACTGCTTATCATGAATCAGGACATGCTGTTGTTGGTTTGTGTGTCCAGTATTCAGATCCTGTAGATAAGGTCACAATTATTCCTCGAGGTCTTTCTTTAGGTGCTACGCACTTTCTTCCAGAAAAGAATAAGTTAAGTTATTGGAAGAAGGAACTTTTTGATCAACTAGCTGTTCTTATGGGTGGGCGTGCCGCTGAAGAAATATTTTTAGGAGATGTTTCTAGTGGGGCACAACAAGACATTGCTCAGGCTACAAAACTTGTACGTAGTATGATTTGTGAATGGGGAATGAGTGATCAACTAGGTACCGTAGCTTATGATGAGCGTTCCGATATGTCTACAGGTTATGGAACTTATCATGAAAAAAATTATTCTGAAGAAACAGCGAAGTCAATAGATGGAGAACTAAGGTCTTTATTAGACGCTGCCTATCAGAGGGCTTTAACTCTAATTAAAGAACACCGAGATGAAGTCGAGCTCATGACTCAGATGCTTATTGAGTTTGAAACTCTGGATGCTAAAGATGTTAAAGAAATTATGGATCATACTTGGGATCCTGAAAAGAAGAGAGCGCGACTAAAAGAAGAAGGGATGATGTTTAAGAAAACATCAGATGACCTACCTCCACCTCCTCCTCAAGAAGATATCGTGGATAGTACTTTAAAGCTAAATAATCATCCTACAAGTTAA
- the tilS gene encoding tRNA lysidine(34) synthetase TilS, protein MLSRLLRNDKQLEVFFSSLDMKKNYLLALSGGSDSLFLLYLLKSRGVAFVAVHIDYGWRETSFIEARELEAKCLQARVPFILDRAPSGEMSRNAENSARQYRYAVFHRLCLEKDLSGIFLAHHATDQAETVMKRLFEGAHLSNLRGMAPRAFYQGIPLLRPLLHIPKYVLSNTLDSANISYVQDITNTDERYLRARMRKKIFPWLEDVFGKKITQPLLTLAQDSSELCQYIQKQAQPFLENISQKNASWSLKVPKELLEHVFLAKWVLKEFFSKADIVASRHTLQTVYEHLVRGFSVQMRLRKKRLIVKAGVVMIE, encoded by the coding sequence ATGTTATCTCGCCTACTCAGAAATGATAAGCAATTAGAAGTTTTTTTTTCTTCTTTAGATATGAAAAAAAACTATTTATTAGCTTTGTCAGGAGGAAGTGATTCATTGTTTCTTTTATATCTCCTTAAGTCTCGAGGAGTAGCGTTTGTTGCTGTGCATATCGATTATGGTTGGAGAGAAACTTCGTTTATTGAGGCTAGAGAATTAGAAGCGAAGTGCTTACAAGCCCGTGTTCCCTTTATTCTGGACCGCGCTCCTTCTGGGGAGATGTCTCGGAATGCTGAGAATTCAGCTCGTCAATATCGCTATGCTGTTTTCCATAGGCTGTGTTTAGAAAAAGATTTATCGGGAATATTTTTAGCTCATCATGCTACAGATCAAGCGGAAACTGTGATGAAACGGTTATTTGAAGGAGCGCATCTCAGTAATTTAAGGGGCATGGCTCCTCGAGCATTTTATCAAGGAATTCCTCTTTTACGGCCTCTGCTGCATATTCCCAAGTATGTGTTATCAAATACTCTAGATTCTGCTAACATTTCCTATGTTCAAGATATCACGAATACTGATGAACGTTATCTTCGTGCACGCATGCGTAAAAAGATCTTTCCCTGGCTAGAAGATGTTTTCGGGAAGAAGATTACGCAACCATTACTTACTCTGGCTCAGGATTCATCAGAACTTTGTCAATATATTCAAAAGCAAGCACAACCTTTTCTTGAAAATATAAGTCAAAAAAATGCAAGTTGGTCTCTTAAAGTACCTAAAGAATTATTAGAGCATGTTTTTCTTGCTAAATGGGTGCTTAAAGAATTTTTTTCCAAAGCAGATATTGTTGCTTCAAGACATACTTTGCAAACAGTTTATGAGCATTTAGTTCGTGGATTTTCAGTACAAATGCGATTGCGTAAGAAAAGATTGATCGTGAAAGCAGGGGTAGTAATGATAGAGTAG